A genomic region of Colletotrichum destructivum chromosome 1, complete sequence contains the following coding sequences:
- a CDS encoding Putative aminoglycoside phosphotransferase, protein kinase-like domain superfamily, translating into MNPFASRPEEIPDTDQYVDVPFYGRYFPTPDDFRIDTQYVNSQSARSLQYWASVLGLCDQSVRIYPADEGGRDVFALGSIIIKSSHLHEGVDGRHTEIDYSYADANEIQAIALARSVLRDMNVRVPQIYFAGKINGRQVLVQERIPGVGLNVARRYLSQDQRNNFKQQTRELIRRLHTIKPTDEHPARCHVVQDPDIISNGRIGQLEADILFSDTNIDTDMSFMHNDLNESNIIVDNDMIVGLVDWEMAGFFGWKTAGEVHRRIRTPQREHFAAANLSEEKLQDIMWWADIYDLPEPHEDKPTH; encoded by the exons TATGTGGATGTCCCTTTTTACGGCCGGTATTTCCCCACACCGGATGATTTCCGTATCGATACTCAATACGTGAACTCACAATCCGCACGCTCCTTGCAGTATTGGGCATCGGTGCTTGGCCTCTGCGACCAATCCGTACGAATCTATCCGGCTGATGAGGGTGGCCGCGACGTGTTTGCGCTTGGCAGCATCATTATCAAGTCGAGCCATCTACACGAAGGAGTTGATGGTCGGCATACTGAGATCGACTACTCGTACGCCGATGCCAACGAGATCCAGGCCATTGCCCTCGCCAGAAGCGTCCTTAGAGATATGAACGTCAGAGTGCCACAGATATATTTTGCCGGGAAG ATCAATGGCCGTCAGGTGTTGGTCCAGGAGCGAATACCTGGCGTTGGGCTGAATGTTGCACGTCGGTACCTATCACAAGACCAGAGGAACAACTTCAAGCAACAGACGCGAGAGTTGATTCGGCGGCTGCACACTATCAAGCCCACCGATGAACACCCTGCCCGGTGCCACGTCGTCCAGGATCCCGATATAATCAGCAACGGTCGCATCGGTCAGCTGGAAGCAGACATACTCTTTTCCGATACCAACATTGACACGGACATGAGCTTCATGCACAATGACCTGAACGAGTCTAACATCATTGTTGACAATGATATGATCGTGGGGCTTGTTGACTGGGAGATGGCTGGTTTCTTCGGCTGGAAAACGGCCGGCGAGGTTCACCGTAGAATCAGAACGCCTCAGCGAGAGCATTTTGCTGCTGCCAACTTGAGCGAGGAAAAGCTTCAGGACATTATGTGGTGGGCCGATATTTATGACCTGCCCGAGCCTCATGAGGACAAGCCGACACATTGA